The following proteins are encoded in a genomic region of Hippopotamus amphibius kiboko isolate mHipAmp2 chromosome 8, mHipAmp2.hap2, whole genome shotgun sequence:
- the LOC130859090 gene encoding DNA-directed RNA polymerase II subunit RPB4-like: MLLQHRKQQNESSEDEQELSEVFMKTLNYTARFRRFKNRETIASVRSLLLQKKLHKFELACLANLCPETAEESKALIPSLEGRFEDEELQQILDDIQIKRSFQD; encoded by the coding sequence ATGCTTCTGCAGCATCGAAAGCAACAGAATGAGAGTTCAGAGGATGAACAGGAACTTTCTGAGGTCTTCATGAAAACTTTAAACTACACAGCCCGTTTCCGTCGTTTCAAAAACAGAGAGACCATTGCCAGTGTCCGTAGCTTGCTGCTCCAGAAGAAGCTTCATAAGTTTGAGTTGGCCTGTTTGGCCAACCTTTGTCCAGAGACTGCTGAGGAATCCAAGGCTCTGATCCCAAGCCTGGAGGGGCGGTTTGAAGATGAGGAGCTACAGCAGATTCTTGATGACATACAGATCAAGCGCAGCTTTCAGGATTAA